The Deltaproteobacteria bacterium genomic interval CTTCTTGAACTTTTAGTCCGAGATTAGCCGCCACTAAATCAGCCAAGCGTCCAGGATCTGTCACATCTTCCAAGACCATCAAGATGTCTGGTGACAGAACTTTACCGAGACTCACAACTTTTTCCAAATTTTCTCGCGTTGCCCGAATCATCGCTTCGATTTCCGGGGTATTCTTTACAATGACCGGCTCCTCGATTACCTTCACACGCACCGAAGGAAACGGCTCGCTTGAAATCAGGCCCGAAATTTCGGCCTTCGATATGCCTTGCACTAGAACTTTCATTCTTCCATCTGGTAACTTCCTCGTGCGCATAATCGAACAAACAGTACCAGTGTCGTACACATCGAATGGAGCTTCTAGAGAGCAGTTAAGACTATCAGTCTGTTCACCAGCGACCTTAAAGGCTGATAAAAAAATCTTTCGCTGATGGGCTAGTGCATGCTCTACAGCATTAATGCACAGATCTTCGTTGATGAAGACTGGCACAATCATGTGGGGAAATACCACGATATCCTTAAGCGGCAGCAAGGGCATCTCGGTGTTGATGTCGGTGAGCTGGTTACTGCTTTGTCCGGTCATCCAAGGCTCTCCTTACTAGTTGCTAATCGCAAAAGTAGATTCAGTATTCGCATCAACGATATCGGCACCATCTCGTGTGAGCTTGAGGCCAACAATTCTTTTAGGTGTAAAATTCTCTGGGGACCGAAGTCTGACTGGAGGGAACTCACTTTTACTTAAGATGAATAATAACTATCAAATCGCCTAAATTCTCGGCATCTTTGTCGCCGATGCCTGCAAATGTGAGACGACTACCATCGATCGTACCGGGAGGGATTGGAACACTGAGAGATACAGGCTGCCTGATTGGCTTTTCACTCTCAAGGCTGCCCTTAACGCTTCTCGAACAGCGGACAACAACTTCTCCACCAATTTGAGCCAACTCATGACTAATCCAAAGCGGCACATGCAGATCCAGGTCGGAATGTGTTTTTTGCCAAGATTCAAAAGAGATTTCCTCTAAACTTGTTTGTTCGCAAAAAGCATTGATGGATTGTCGATCTTCATTTCTAGGGGGGTGAGACTTGGGAGGGGCGGCTGCTTTCTGTTTCCGCTTCTGCTTACTACGCAGCCGTTTCAAGGAGGGATTGGACTCTTTCATTTCGCTGGCACCGATTTTTCAACCACCAGATGGTGTCAGCACACTCACCATAGCTGGTCTAATTAGCCTACCGTGCAATTGATATCCTCTAGCATACTCGTTTCCAACGGTATCGATCTTAACATCCGCAGAATCAATTCGCTGTATTGCCTGATGCAAGTGCGGATCGAATGGTGCATCCTTTGCGACGATGGGCTCTAGACCATGCTTAGAGCAGACTTCGACTAGCTGACGGCGGACCATGATCATTCCTTCCGCAAACGCTTCAACACTGGCAGGGTCTGTCAGTGCCTTGACACTGCAATCTTCGGGTATCGCCTTTTCGAAACTATCGAGCACGGGAAGCAGGTCCTTAAAAATCGTCTCAAGCCCAAATTTCATTAAATCTAAACGCTCTCGCTCCTGGCGACGTCGCATGTTCTCCATGTCAGCATGAACTCGAACATATTTATCCTTCAGGTCCTTGATCTCGTCTTGCAGTTTCGCTCTTTCATCGTCACCTGGTTCTGACTGAGGATTCGTCTCCCCAGAGTCCACCTGATGTGAGCTGTTTTGAACGTCTTTCGGGATGCTAGGGTCAGTTTGAGTATTGTTTTGATCTGCTTGCATGACTTATTTCCCAAGTATTCTCTAGGTTCAATGCATAGGAATTAATAAGTCATCAAAGAATTCTGGGCAAGGGTAAGCCGCGGTGGGGTAGGTACATTGTCTATCGTATCATGTCTGTGGCTGAGGAAAAGGGACCGGCCAGTACATTTTACGAAAAAAATATGCCTCTTGAATGTTGACACTTCCTAGACCCCACTGTTACAAAATTCCTCTCTGAAATTGGCACCATCTGATGGCCTCTGCCAACAGTGTTGGTCAAAATCTTGGAGTTATCTTGTGGATCCTGTCCGCGCGTCTGCGCAGAACTCAACTCTAGCCGCAACTGCGGAACCCTCCCGTGAAATGCCCGAGGTTCACGGTGCTGCGCAGTCTAGTCGCCCCGAAGGACTCGGTCAGATTGACGCTGAGCTCGCTAATCGGCTGGATAGACACTCGCTCGAGTCCATTGTAGAACTAAAGATCAGTAGGTTCTTGGATCAGATCGGGACCTTTTACCCCGAGGATCTCCACGCACTGATCATGAAGAAAGTAGAAAAACCCCTACTAGGACAGATCCTAAGGCGTACTGGTGGCAATCAGGTACACGCCTCGAAAATACTTGGCATCAATCGCAACACGTTGCGAAAAAAAATGAAGCTTTATGGCTTCAATGTTTGAACGCTGGAATACGCGGTTAGGACTGCTGCAGGTTCGTAAATTTTAGAAAGTTTGGGGCAAAGGCGACGTAGATGTCCTGCAGGGACCCATGTCGGTTCTTGGCGATGCGTATCATCGCCTTGCCCGCATCTTCTGAGTTTGGGTTGTAATACTCGTCCCTATACAAAAATAGTATCATATCGGCATCTTGCTCCATCGAGCCAGACTCTCGCAAATCACTCAATTTGGGCACCTTGTCCGGCCGACTTTCAACCCCTCGATTGAGCTGAGCAAGTGCGATTACAGGAACGTTGAGCTCTTTGGCTAACGCCTTCAGTCCCCCAGAGATCTCAGAAATCTCGCGCTCTCTACTCTCATACTTTTTTGTTCCGGACGGCCCCATCAATTGCAGGTAGTCGATGACGATCAGATCGAGTCCATGCTCCTTTTTAAAACGACGGCAGCGCGAGCGCAATTCAAGCAGCGAGATACCAGGTGTCTCGTCTATACCAAGGACAGCAGGCATCGTCGCAATCGCTCGCGTGCCATGCATCAACCTATCCAATTCTTCCTCGTTCAGATCGCCCTTCCGCATTCGTGATGAGTCAATCCTCGCCTCACTTGCGATTATCCGCTCCATCAACTGAGTTTTCGACATTTCAAGTGTGAAAACGACCGTCGATTTTCCTGCTCTAACGGCATTGATACAGCAGTTTAGAGCAAAAGCGGTCTTACCCATACCTGGACGCGCAGCTAAGATTACGAGGTCACTTCGCTGCCATCCACCTGTATTACGATCCAAGTCAATAAATTCAGACGGCACACCGGTCATCTGACCATCACTGTTCAACCTATTTTCGATTTCAGTGATAGTCTTATCAAGAACCTCGTGAGTAGTAGAAATACCGCCAGTATCCTGCTGATTAGCGATAGCTATAAACTCTTTTTCGATGTCCTCAATGAACCCTGAGACCTCGCCATCATAGGCCATAGCCTTTTTGACGGTGGTCTGACAGGCGTCGATGATCCTCCTGAGATAATAGTAATCGCTGACTACTCGAGCATAGTACTCTACGTTCTGAGTAAACGGTGAGTTCTCAGTTAGCTCAACCAGGTACGCCGGCCCGAGAAAATCGTCATCGGCTTGACCACGGCGCAGTCGCTCGGCAACTGTTAGTATGTCTGTGGGTTCATTTTGCTGATACAACTCACACATCGCTTCAAAAATGTCGCGATGAGCGTCGAGATAGAACTGCTCAGCAGAAAGTTTATCTGCAATCAGGTTAAAGGCGTCCGCGTCCCGAAGAACAGCCCCTAAAACCGCCTTCTCGGCGTCAAGGGAATGTGGCGGCGCCAATACCTGTGCTGTCATAGCTACTCTTAACGGTACGAATGTTACTGAGCGGCAACGACCCAAACTTTGAACTTAGGAACTACTTCACTGTGCAGCTTAACTTGAGCTGTGTAAACACCGACCTTCTTGATCTCCTCAAGAATGGTAATGTCTTTCCTAGACACGTTAAGCCCTTCGGCCTGCAGCTGAGCTTCCAGTTCGGCGACCGTTACAGAGCCGAAAATCTTCTCATCTTCCCCGACCTGCTTGGCAACGGTTACGGAGGTTTTCTCGATCTTCGCAGCTAATTCCTTAGCTGCAGCGAGCACCTTCTCGCGCTTCTTGTCCAGCACCCTTTTGTGATGAGCCAAAGCTGCTTTGTTTTCCTCGTTAGCCACTGCGGCTAGGCCGCGAGGCAACAAGAAATTACGTGCATAGCCATTGCGAACATTAACAACGTCGCCAATCGAACCCAAGTTCGACACTTCTTGCGTTAAGATTAATTTCATGACCTTATCCCCAACCGGCAGTCCAATTTATTCTTTGCGGCGCTTCTGCTCAAGATCGCGTTCACGAGCTTCACGCTCTTGTTTCGCGAGCTCGGCCTTACGGGCTTCTACGTCAATGCCACCGTCCCCTGATTCCAACTTGACTACAAGGTGACGTAAGACATTGTCATCAATGCGCATCAAGCGTTCCATCTCGGCAAGGTTCGCCGGCGTCCCAACAAAGTCATAATTTACATAGTTGCCACGGAAGCACTTGTTTATTGGATAAACCAACTTTTTGTTGCCCCAAGCATCTTTCTTAAGAATCTGTCCGCCGTCCTTGATCATCAAGGCTTCGTACCCTTCAAGTACTTTTAGAGCCTCGGCTTCCGGGAGATCCCCTTTAGTGATGATCGTAAAATCGTATTCTCTTAACAACTTCCATCTCCCTTTCGGATTAAACAGCCAGCAAACTATTTGCCAGCAAGAGAGTTACTCACTTTTGCTTATCGAAAATCTGCTTCAACCGAAGCTCAACTTCGGACCGCATCTCCTCGCCCAGAGCTTTTAACTCTGTGTCTGACAACTCACTCAACACCCAGTCTGCCGTATCTCTGTTGTCGGGCGGACGCCCGACACCCAGCTTCAACCGATGGAAATTATTATTTCCAGTCTCTTCGATGATGCTTCTAACACCGTTGTGACCGCCGTGGCCACCACCTTCCCTAGCTCGTACCTTGCCTGACGGCAAATCAACGTCATCAAAACAAACGATTGTGTCCTCGGGATTGATTTTAAAAAACCTTTGGACCGCACCTACCGATCGACCACTCAAATTCATAAAGGTCATCGGCTTCAGAAATACACACGCCTGCCCTAACACAATGCCCTTGGCAATGTCACCGTTGAATTTAGCCTGCCCACTTTCCCACGAGGCACCAGAGTTAGCCACAAGCAGATCAACCATAAGAAATCCAGCGTTGTGGCGAGTCTCTTTGTACTTCGGGCCAGGGTTACCAAGCCCAACGATTAACTTCATAATTACAACGACTTAGGTCAGGGGGGCCAAATCGACGTGCAATGCCAAGCGTTTGACTGGATCGACTTGGAGCTCGGTAATACGAACCCGCTGGCTCTTGCCGTCAACCAACAGATCAAATTGTTTATCGCAGTCACGCCAAGCTTTTGAGAGCAATTTGGGATCCAGCTCCAACAATGTGGATTGGCCCTTGGCATTCAGGACAGCAGGTACTTTGCCATTACGGCGCAGCTTACGAGTGTAGCTCTTACCTAAACCAGTACGCAGCGTTGCCTCAATGGACACATCTTTCTTATTCGACATCACACAACTCCAACAGTATAGAGGCAGGTCTTATAGCGGGAAGGTGAAAAGCTTTCAACTATGTTCGCAGAGGATTTTCTTTTCTCTTTAGTTTCAATTGCTTATATGAACAAAGCGCTAATGGAATCATCGTTGTGGATTCGACGGATGGCCTTACCCATGAGTTCAGCTATGCTTAATTGGGTTATTTTTGAACACTTCTTAGCCTCGCTAGGCAGCTGAATCGAGTCGGTGACTACCAGTTCCTCTAGCTTAGAGCGCTCTAAGTTCTCTATTGCCGGACCGCTCAGCACGGGATGGCTTATAGCTGCTCGTACAGAAAGTCCGCCGGCAGCAAAAAGAGCGTCTGCAGCCTTAGTCAATGAACCTGCCGTATCCACTATATCGTCAATGATTAAACAGTTTTTACCCTTTACATCGCCGATGATATTCATCACGGCACTCTCGTTTGGTTTGTCACGACGCTTATCCACGATCGCCAACCCACAGTTAAAGTGCTTGGCCATCGCCCTAGCTCTTTCCACCCCCCCGGCGTCCGGGGAGACTACGACGAGATTTTCCATCCTACGAAAATAAGTGCTGAAGATTGGCTTGGCATATAGATGGTCTACGGCAATATTGAAAAAACCCTGAATGGCAGAGGTGTGCAGTTCCAGGGTGAGAACGCGATTGAAGTTGGCCGTCTGCAATAAATCGGCGACCAATTTGGCTGAAATTGGTGTACGCGGGGCGCTTTTTCGCTCCTGTCGTGCATAGCCAAAATACGGGGCCACAAGTGTAACACGAGCAGCTGAAGCGCGATGGGCGGCGTCAGCCATAATCATTGCTTCCATCAAGTGCTGATTAGCTGGTCGCGATAGCGACTGAACGATAAAGACATCTCGACCGCGAACGTTACTGTTGAGCTCGACCCTTGTCTCACCGTCGGCAAACTGGGATACAACAGCCTCACCTAGGGGCATATCTAGCCAATCGCAGATTTTCTCAGCCAACGGACGATTTGCGTTGCCGGAGAAAACAATTAACTCTGCGTCCATGTCTAGCTCCAAAAGAGGCAGGTAAGCTTGATTCTGTGCCAGGAATACATGAAATTAGATTGGCTGGGGCGGAAGGGATCGAACCTTCGAATGCCGGAATCAAAATCCGGTGCCTTACCACTTGGCGACGCCCCACTATCAGGAGAGACCTACGCTCCACTCTGTGGAGGCATTAAATATATTGTGGCGTACCCAGGTGTCAACTGCGATGAGATTTTTCTCAACCTGCTGGTGGCAAATAATAGTCCCGACGGTGGTCATAGGTCCAAACAGCTCTGCCACCCCGGTCTAGGTCGAGCTGCCAGGTTCCGTTTGCCAACCCAGGATATGCTAACACCCGCTCTGACACGGCATCGACTACCAATCTGGTAAAATCTCTCCTAATCGCGCGGCCACCCATTATGTCCTCGGCTCCAGTTGTCAGTAGCCTTGTTTGCAGCCGGTGCCCGAGACGGATTATAAATTGGCGGTCTGCTAGGCGCAGGTTCAGCTCCCCCAGCAACCGCTTCAGGACTAGGCGCAACTGCACCTTACCTAAGCGCTTGAATACAACTACCTCATCGATTCTATTGACAAACTCTGGACGTAGTTTCATAGCCAGGTTTCTTCGGACTGACTCGTCGGAGGCACGTTCTGGATCCACGATGCGATCCAAACTTAAGTTAGAAGTCATGATGATAAGCGTGTTACGAAAATCCACTAGGCGACTTCGGCCATCTGTTAGTCTTCCGTCATCGAAAGTTTGCAAGAGCAGATCCAAAACTCTAGGGTGAGCCTTCTCAATCTCATCTAATAAAACGACTGCATAAGGTCGCTGCCGGACAGCCTCAGTCAACTCCCCGCCGTCACCGAAGCCAACATACCCGGGCGGAGCTCCAATCAGTCGCGCGATCTGGTGTTGCTCCATGAACTCTGACATATCGATTCGTATAATTTTCGACTCGTCAGAAAAAAGCTCCTCCGCCAGAGCCTTGGCCGTTTCAGTTTTTCCGACACCGGTTGGTCCGAGAAAGAGAAAGACTCCTAAGGGCCGCCTCGGATCGTTGACACCGACTCTAGCTCTCTTGAGCGTTTGAGCAATCCGATACAATGCATCATTTTGCCCATAAATTCGGGTGGCTAGCCTAGCCTCCAAAGTCAAGAGCCGGCTGTTATCCTTCTCCATAAGTTTACTAATTGGAATGCGAGTCCAGAGAGCGATGATTTCAGCGATTTCACGAGCACCAACTATGCGGCGTAAAAAGTTATGCGCTTGTTGTAAGCGATCGAGCTCTAATTTGATCTTGTCGGTCTCCCGACTCAGCTTCGGCAACTCACCGAATTGCAAACGCGCCGCAAAATCAAAGTTTGAATTGGAACGAGCGCTACGATAGAGCTCTACACCTTCAAGACGATTTTTCTCGGCCACACGAAGTCGCTGTAAGAGATTCTGATGTGACCGCCAAATTTCGTCGTAACTGGCATGCGCCAGCTGGGCCTTTTCTAGTCTCGCCTCTAGTTTGGCAAGAGCAGCAATTTGACCCTTATCCTGTGGGCTAATAGCCTTTCGTTCCACTTCAATTTGGCTAATTTCTGATGCTAGTTCATCTAAAACTGCTGGTACGCTGTCCACCTGCAACCGGAGACGGCTTGCAGCTTCATCGATAAGATCGATCGCTTTATCGGGTAGCTTCCTTTGTGGGACATACCTCACTGATAGTGATACTGCTGCCTCAAGCGCCTCGTCGGCAATCTGGATACCGTGATGAATCTCGTAGTGGCTCTTTAAACCACGTAGGATCGCCAGAGCAGCTTGCGCGGTTGGTTCCTCGACATTTATTGGCTGGAATCTACGCTCTAATGCCGCATCTTTTTCTATATATTTTCGATATTCATCGATAGTTGTCGCACCCAGGCACTGTAATTCTCCGCGTGCTAAAGCCGGTTTTAGCAAGTTGGCAGCATCTGCGCTTCCCTCGTGATTGCCCGCGCCAACGAGCATGTGAATTTCGTCGATAAAGAGAATGATCTTGCCCTTCAGCGAAGCCACGGCGTTTAGAAGGTTTTTCATACGGGATTCAAATTCACCTCTGTACTTCGCACCTGCCAGCATAGCGCCTAGGTCTAATGAGAAAACTCTCTTGCCGCGCATACTTTCAGGTACGGCGCCTGACGCAATCCTTATGGCTAATGCTTCAGCTATTGCGGACTTCCCGACACCTGGCTCACCGATTAGTAGTGGGTTATTCTTCTTTTTTCTCCCGAGAATCTCCAGGACGCGTCTGACTTCCATGTCACGACCGATTACCGGATCTAACTCACCTCGCTCCGCAGTGGCCGATATGTCGATAGTGTACTGTCGCAACTCTTGATCAAATTCATCTTCCTCTTTCCGCGGTATCGGAACCTCGACTTCACGTTTAGCCTTACCGCTGCTTGTCGCTACACCCTCGCCAGAAGCTTGTCGGGTAACCATCGGTTCAAAGGCGGCGTCTCTAATACTCTGGGCGCTTGCCTCTTCTGCAGCCCTTGTCGTGAAGTTTTGGATCAGGGTCGATTGCTTTTGAAGTTCTTCCCACAGGATTCGGGCAGGTACTAATTTAGGTTTCGACCGAGCCTCGGCCTGATCTAAGGCCTGATCCAAGCGGGTTCCGAAGACTACCTTCACCTGTCCCAACACTCGCGGGGCCCGGCTTAGGTAGGCTTCTATATGCCGCTGCAGTCTCGATGCGACAGATAATTCAACGCCGCCAGCGCGCAGCAGGGCTAAAGCCACATGCTCGACCTCGAGCGCTTGGTGACCGAAGCTACGGGCGTATTGCAGTCCCTGATAGAGGGCTTTTTGGCAGCTGAAATCGTATAAATTGACGTCCATAAACCCACCCGCCCGACATTACGGGACCATTTCCCGCACTTGAGGCATCGGCATAGAATGGATCAATCATTAG includes:
- a CDS encoding ribose-phosphate pyrophosphokinase, yielding MDAELIVFSGNANRPLAEKICDWLDMPLGEAVVSQFADGETRVELNSNVRGRDVFIVQSLSRPANQHLMEAMIMADAAHRASAARVTLVAPYFGYARQERKSAPRTPISAKLVADLLQTANFNRVLTLELHTSAIQGFFNIAVDHLYAKPIFSTYFRRMENLVVVSPDAGGVERARAMAKHFNCGLAIVDKRRDKPNESAVMNIIGDVKGKNCLIIDDIVDTAGSLTKAADALFAAGGLSVRAAISHPVLSGPAIENLERSKLEELVVTDSIQLPSEAKKCSKITQLSIAELMGKAIRRIHNDDSISALFI
- the dnaB gene encoding replicative DNA helicase produces the protein MTAQVLAPPHSLDAEKAVLGAVLRDADAFNLIADKLSAEQFYLDAHRDIFEAMCELYQQNEPTDILTVAERLRRGQADDDFLGPAYLVELTENSPFTQNVEYYARVVSDYYYLRRIIDACQTTVKKAMAYDGEVSGFIEDIEKEFIAIANQQDTGGISTTHEVLDKTITEIENRLNSDGQMTGVPSEFIDLDRNTGGWQRSDLVILAARPGMGKTAFALNCCINAVRAGKSTVVFTLEMSKTQLMERIIASEARIDSSRMRKGDLNEEELDRLMHGTRAIATMPAVLGIDETPGISLLELRSRCRRFKKEHGLDLIVIDYLQLMGPSGTKKYESREREISEISGGLKALAKELNVPVIALAQLNRGVESRPDKVPKLSDLRESGSMEQDADMILFLYRDEYYNPNSEDAGKAMIRIAKNRHGSLQDIYVAFAPNFLKFTNLQQS
- a CDS encoding AAA family ATPase translates to MDVNLYDFSCQKALYQGLQYARSFGHQALEVEHVALALLRAGGVELSVASRLQRHIEAYLSRAPRVLGQVKVVFGTRLDQALDQAEARSKPKLVPARILWEELQKQSTLIQNFTTRAAEEASAQSIRDAAFEPMVTRQASGEGVATSSGKAKREVEVPIPRKEEDEFDQELRQYTIDISATAERGELDPVIGRDMEVRRVLEILGRKKKNNPLLIGEPGVGKSAIAEALAIRIASGAVPESMRGKRVFSLDLGAMLAGAKYRGEFESRMKNLLNAVASLKGKIILFIDEIHMLVGAGNHEGSADAANLLKPALARGELQCLGATTIDEYRKYIEKDAALERRFQPINVEEPTAQAALAILRGLKSHYEIHHGIQIADEALEAAVSLSVRYVPQRKLPDKAIDLIDEAASRLRLQVDSVPAVLDELASEISQIEVERKAISPQDKGQIAALAKLEARLEKAQLAHASYDEIWRSHQNLLQRLRVAEKNRLEGVELYRSARSNSNFDFAARLQFGELPKLSRETDKIKLELDRLQQAHNFLRRIVGAREIAEIIALWTRIPISKLMEKDNSRLLTLEARLATRIYGQNDALYRIAQTLKRARVGVNDPRRPLGVFLFLGPTGVGKTETAKALAEELFSDESKIIRIDMSEFMEQHQIARLIGAPPGYVGFGDGGELTEAVRQRPYAVVLLDEIEKAHPRVLDLLLQTFDDGRLTDGRSRLVDFRNTLIIMTSNLSLDRIVDPERASDESVRRNLAMKLRPEFVNRIDEVVVFKRLGKVQLRLVLKRLLGELNLRLADRQFIIRLGHRLQTRLLTTGAEDIMGGRAIRRDFTRLVVDAVSERVLAYPGLANGTWQLDLDRGGRAVWTYDHRRDYYLPPAG
- a CDS encoding aminoacyl-tRNA hydrolase, which produces MKLIVGLGNPGPKYKETRHNAGFLMVDLLVANSGASWESGQAKFNGDIAKGIVLGQACVFLKPMTFMNLSGRSVGAVQRFFKINPEDTIVCFDDVDLPSGKVRAREGGGHGGHNGVRSIIEETGNNNFHRLKLGVGRPPDNRDTADWVLSELSDTELKALGEEMRSEVELRLKQIFDKQK
- a CDS encoding 50S ribosomal protein L9 — translated: MKLILTQEVSNLGSIGDVVNVRNGYARNFLLPRGLAAVANEENKAALAHHKRVLDKKREKVLAAAKELAAKIEKTSVTVAKQVGEDEKIFGSVTVAELEAQLQAEGLNVSRKDITILEEIKKVGVYTAQVKLHSEVVPKFKVWVVAAQ
- the grpE gene encoding nucleotide exchange factor GrpE produces the protein MQADQNNTQTDPSIPKDVQNSSHQVDSGETNPQSEPGDDERAKLQDEIKDLKDKYVRVHADMENMRRRQERERLDLMKFGLETIFKDLLPVLDSFEKAIPEDCSVKALTDPASVEAFAEGMIMVRRQLVEVCSKHGLEPIVAKDAPFDPHLHQAIQRIDSADVKIDTVGNEYARGYQLHGRLIRPAMVSVLTPSGG
- the rpsF gene encoding 30S ribosomal protein S6, coding for MVCWLFNPKGRWKLLREYDFTIITKGDLPEAEALKVLEGYEALMIKDGGQILKKDAWGNKKLVYPINKCFRGNYVNYDFVGTPANLAEMERLMRIDDNVLRHLVVKLESGDGGIDVEARKAELAKQEREARERDLEQKRRKE
- a CDS encoding DNA-binding transcriptional regulator Fis, yielding MDPVRASAQNSTLAATAEPSREMPEVHGAAQSSRPEGLGQIDAELANRLDRHSLESIVELKISRFLDQIGTFYPEDLHALIMKKVEKPLLGQILRRTGGNQVHASKILGINRNTLRKKMKLYGFNV